One Pseudomonas syringae CC1557 genomic window, CGCACGATCCAGATAACGTCGACCTGCGCCGCGCTCTGGAAGGTCTGCTGTTCCTGCTCGGTGGCTACCTCGACCACCACCAGCGCAGCACGGTTGGCGGGTAATGCTTCCAGACGCCGGGCGATGGACGGAATAGCGGTCTCGTCGCCAATCAGCAGATAGCTGTCGAAGATGTCCGGCACGACCATCGAACCACGTGGCCCGGCGATGTGCAGGAACTGTCCGGTTGCGCCTGAGCGGCCCACGTGGCAGCCGGGCCTTCGCCATGCAGGACAAAGTCGATGTCCAGTTCGCCGCTGATTTCGTCGTAGCGGCGCGGGGTGTAGTCGCGCATGGGCGGGCGTGGTGCGTCCTTGTCACTGGTCGCGTTCAGGTCTTCCAGTGCCGCCTGCTCTTCCGGTGTTTGTGGAAAGAACAGTTTGACGTGGTCATCGCTCCCCAGACTGATGAAGCCCGTCAGTTCCGGTCCGTGCAATGTGATGCGACGCATCAGCGGGGTCAGGTCCGTGACCCGCAGAACTTCCAGCTTACGGCGCTTGATTTCATGCATGACGCGGTGGATCGATTGTGGCGAATTCATACAGAAGCCTCCGACGCAGATTGAGGCCCGTCAACGATGGCTTTGGCGGTGGTGTTGAGCAACTCACTGACCCGCAGGGTTTCTTCCGGGCTCCAACGACCATGGTGCATTTGCAGAGCATGTCGCAGGTTGTGTACTGCTTCGTGAATCTCTGGCGGACGGTCATGGCCGCGCAACGATCGCTTGCTGACATCGATGCGCGTACGCACGCCGTCCAGTGCAACAGCCTGATCCTGCAGTGAACTGCGGCCAGCGTCGGTCACGGTGTAGAGCTTTTTGCCAGCCTGCGCGTCGCCCGCGATCATTTCGCTTTCTTCGAGAAAGGTCAGGGTTGGGTAGATCACGCCAGGGCTGGGGCAGTACGCGCCATCGAACAGGCCTTCAATCTTGCGGATCAGGTCATAGCCATGGGCGGGCTGCTCGGCTATCAGCGCCAGCAGCAGCAATTTCAGATCACCGGGAGCAAAGACCCGTGGGCCTCGGCCGCCGCGTTCGCGGCCAGGGCGCTTTTCGAAACCGTCGCGGTCTTCGCCCGCGTCACGAAGGTGCGGCGGACGGTGGTGGGGAGGGTGCTTGTCTTCACGCATGTTTTTTTATCTCTGGTTACACGTTAGATATACCTTAAGATATATCTAACTATAGCCGCAAGCGATGAAGACCAACGGTCATTGGCGGTTCAGACTCCTTTCGGCGGGTCGGGTAACCGGGTATTGCACATGGCTTGCCCGTGGTTTTCCAGATAAGGCGTCAGAATCGGTGCCATGCCCTTGAGTACCTGCACCGGCAATGCCGAGGTGAAGCGAAAGCCCTCGGCGGCGCGTCCCGGAACAAACGCGGTCAGTGCGCCAAAGTGGTTGTCGCCGATATAGAACACAAAGGTCGCGGTGCGGTTGATCGCTCTGGAACTGAGGATGCGTCCGCCCGCACCAGTGCTCTCGATGCGATTGTCACCGGTGCCGGTCTTGCCACCCATCGCCAGCACACTGCCGTCCTGCATCTTGAATGTGCCCTGCACCCGCTTGGCGGTACCGCCGTCCACCACCTGCGACAAGGCTTCGCGCATGGCAGCGGCCACTTCCGATGGCAACACCCGCTGGCCAAGTTCGGGGTTGATGGTCAGTTCGGTGTCGTAAGGTGTGTCGGCAGCAAAATGCAGGCTGTCGATGCGCACCGGCGGCAGACGAATGCCGTCGTTCTGAATGATGCCGATCAGCTCCGCCAGCGCCGCCGGACGATCCCCCGAGCTGCCGATTGCCGTTGCCAGCGAGGGCACCAGGTGGTCGAACGGGTAGCCCACGCGCTGCCAGCGTTGCTCGATATCCAGAAACGCTTCGACTTCCATCATGGTCCGCACCCGGCTGTCGCGAGCCCCCTTGTGACGACTCTTGAACAGCCAGCCATACACTTCCTGCCGCTCGAAACGGCTGGCCGCCGCCGCATCCTTGAATTGCGCGTCCGGGTGCTTGAGCAGGTAGCCCACCAGCCATAGATCGAGCGGGTGAACACGCGCGATGTAGCCTTGATCGGGCAGGTTATAAGTGCCCGGCCCATAGCTGGTATACAGCTCGGCCAGACGCTTGTCGGTCAGTTTCGAGGTTGCTCTGGTTTCTTCCAGATGCGCACGGACGAACGCATTGAACGTCGCCTGATCGGCGCTCGGTAGCAAGTAGCGATGCACGGCAGCGAGGCGAATCGCCGTCGGATGAATGCCGTCCAGAAAGGTGTCCAGCCGCTCCTGAGTATTCTTGTTCTTGTAGCGTTTCCAGAAGCGCAGCAGGAACACGGTGCCTTCCCGGTCGGCAAACTGGCTCAGGTATTCCTGGCGGCGCGGGTCATCATCATCCTTGAGCAGCGAAGCGCTGTTATTGGGCGCCTGGTAGGTGCTGTAGCGCACCACGTCGCGCATCAGGCGAATGAACGGCAGGTTGATCGACTCACGCAACGACTCGCGCAAGGTCGGGATGCGCTCGTTGTCTTCACGCCGGAAGTTGTTGAAGCGGTGCATGCCGCCACCGGTGAAGAAGGCCTCGGAGGGGCTCGCCGAATAAGTACGGTCCAGTGCGGCGGCGAGCATCTTCGCCAGGTCGCGATCGCTGTTCTGCATCAGGTAGTCCACTGACCAGCGGGTCAGCCGATCAGGCTCTTCGACAGGGATCTTTCTCAACTGCGCAGCGCTCATGCCTGCGTAACGCCCGTGCAGCTCGGCGATGATTTCCAGGTAGGTGGTCAACACGCGCATCTTGGCGGTCGAGCCCAGCTCCAGCTTGCTGCCTTCGTTAATGTCGAAAGGCTGATCGGTGCTGTCAGTCTGCACCCGGACCCGCGAACCGTCTGCGCCGCGTTCGAACAAGGTGAAGCTGTAACGTACCTGTGCAGTGCTGGCCGGGCTCAGCAGGCGCTCTCCCATCAGGCCGACCTTTGCCGCGAACTCAGGATTGGCCAGGTCGCGCAGGTACTGGCTGACGCTGCGCTGCAACTCGCCGTGCAAGGTGCTGGTGGCAGACAGGTCGAGGCGGTCCAGATCATAAAGCGGACGATTGAGCAGGTTCGACAAGCGAGTGCGCGCGACGCTGATGCCTTTGTTGGTTTCGATGGGCTGAATGGTCGGCTGCTGCGCCCAGTCCCGGTAGGTGACCGTGGCTGCCAGCGCGGCATCGGCCAGTGGCTTGTCAATGACATTGGCCTGGGCCAGCAGGCGAATATGGCTGTCGGTCAGCTCCGCCAGCTCTGCGCGGCCCTTGGCCAGATAGTGCGACGGGCGACGCTGGGCAATCACCAGCGACAGCACCTCGCGCAACGCCAGCGCCTTGTCGGCCAGGCCCTTCTGTTCGGTGGGGTTGGAGGCCAGCAGCTGATTGGTCGTGGCGAAATCCACGCCGAACCAGACCCGCAAGCCTTCCGCCAGGCCGTGCACCTCACCGTGCCCCGGCACCGCAGACAGCGGCACGCTGTTCAGGTAATCGCGCACCACGCGCTGGCGTACCGCAAGCGTCTGCTCGCCGGGTTGATAGGCGCGCACACTGGCGGAAACCATCTGCCGCAATTTCTCCGAGCCAGACTGGGTCAGCCCGTCGGGCGAGTGACGGTATTTTTCCAACTGAGTCGCCAGCGTACTGCCACCGGCCGACTGACCGGGCAGGGCAAATACCTTCGCTACTTGCGACCAGGCAGCCTTGGCAAAACGCGGCCAGTCCACAGCCGGGTTGGCCAACGGCTGCTGAGGGTCGAGCAGATCGCGGTTTTCGATGAACAGCAGGCTGTGAACCACCAGTGGCGGAATGTCCGCGAAGGTCGGATACAGCTGCTGCGGATAACGAAACTCATACAGCGGCGCGCCACGGCAGTCAGTGATCGACAGCCCGACCTGGCTTTTTTCCTCGTAAGGCACAAAAAAACCGCGCTGCACGTAGCGCCGTAGCTCGGGTGAAAAGCGCGTCTGACGCGTGATCACGTAATCGCGTTTGAGCAGACGCGGCAGAAACTCACCCAGCGATGAATAGCCCAGACGCTTGTCGAACGGCCCGTCACCGGGATAAATCACTTCGCTGCTTGGCCCGGGTTGCATCGAGTAACTCAGACTGGCCGCAAACCGGCTGAATTCCCGCGCTTGCAGTCTGGAACTGCGACTCTCCATCGCCACGGCGGCGCCCAGTGCCACCCCGGCCACCACCAGAATCCCCAGAATACCCACCACCCATAGCGCCTGCGACGTGGCTGCTTTGGCCTGCGTGGGTCATCCTGACGGTCAGCTGACATCACATCCTGCTTGCTATCGGACTGCCGAAATACGCCCATAGTCGATCGTCCGGTCATCCTGAAAACACACCTGGCCTAAGCTTAGACGCTGGTTGGGGTTGTGGGGAAATTGTCTGATGGTTTTCGCGCTGAATCGAGGTGCTGCGTAGAGGGGGGGATCGCGCGCGTATCGTCTAAGCCTGGGTTTCTATTCAACAATGCTGTCCATTGACAGGCGTTTGAATAACGGTTTTTTAATCCGCCGATAGTGAGTTATAAAAATGTAAATTAGTTATTTTGTAGAAGATTTCCGATAATCGTTTCTGTCGCTTGATCTTGCTAATGATTTGTAAGCGCTCCATAAACCTCACTTGGCTAAAGATAGGTAAAGCGCTTAGCTGTGAAGTCGAGGTTCGCAGTTCCACGGCAGCAAGGCTTCGTAATCCTCTACCGATGTCGCCGTTGGCAAACGTTCAAGTGCGTGGCGCTGCCACGCATAGGGCTCCTGAGCCAATACAAAGCACACCAGCAGTCGCAACAGCCACGACTCGCAACAGCGCAATTCGTTGAATCCGCCGTCGTGTGGCAGTGGGACCGGAAGCGCACCTATATCGCTGGATGGAGCGTGGCAGGCAATCAAATTGACGACACCAGCGTATGCCGTAACTGGCGCAGAGGCTCGATCGAATACCGGGAATGCCGCAAGGGCGCCAAGGTGTATTTCAAAGAACAGTGCAAGCGCCTCCCCGAATCAGGCGCCCGCCAACGCTATTGCAGTGCAGCGAGCGGGTTTAGTCCGTTGGGCTGAGCGCCCCACGGCCAGCTCGACGAGGGCACCCAGAACCTCAGCACGAACGGCACTATCAGACGACAATACGAGGCCGCCGCTTATTATTTTATTTTTCTGAAAAACTACTGAATGCACTACCGCCACCGTATCCAATATGATACAAAACGCCACGACGGATTTTACTGAAGCCTGGCCTTGATCAGGTTTTAATAACATGGAAGTAAGAATACGTAACTATCCCCCCTCATTGCCCTCTCTACACTGCCCAGACGACGAGCCACTGATTCGACTTTCCGATTAGTTGGCGTGCCTGTTTTATCAGTACCTTTGCGCCTGCCTGCCCGGTTTTCCAGCGTCGGAAAATACCGCCGTCGCTCTCTATGTCTTCACGCTGTACCCAACATGAAGTTGATCGTCAAACCCAAGGAGTGTCACCCATGAAATCCCCAAAACTCTTACTGTCTTCCCTTGCGCTGGCTGCAATGACTGCGGCTGCAACGGTTCAGGCAGGTCCTCCCGTCACAGTAACTTTCAAGAATCTGAGCGCTGAGGCTGCGGTATATCAGGTTGTCACGAGCAATGAGACCTCGACAAAGCTGAACGCAAAACCGTCAATCGCTGCGTCAGTCCAGGCTGGAAAGAGCGATGTCTACGCGGTGCAGAGCAACATCTCCCCAGATACTAATTACGCCAGCGTTCGATATGCAATCGGCTCTAAGGTGTGCGTATTTTCGACCACTTTCATCAACCTCCCCGGGGCGGGTGGCGTCAAGGTACCTAAATGGACGCGCACGGCCACGCCAAGCGGTGGCGCGATCTGTACCGCAACCTCCGGCGTGACTAACCTTTCAACCTATGCCTGGGCCGCCGAATTTACGATGAAGTAGGCTTCTTGCGTGCGTGTCTTCCCGATGCGCACGCGCTGATAAAAACTCAAGATTTTTCGCTCCGCGCCGATAGTTCTAACACCAGTGCCATGGACGTGGCCCACGCCGCCAGGACGCAAATATGATCGACAGCAACTCTATCTCAAGCTTTCTTGCCAACAATACGATCAAGACGGTCGCTAAAACCGCCTCCGTGGCAACCGAGAATACTGCTGTCAAAGAGCTGGTCTCAACGACAGATCGCTCGGACACCGCAACACTTTCAACGCTCGCGAAGCAATTGAATGACAGTGCTGCGCGTGCTGACTCGCGTGATAGCACCCTCGGTTTCAAAGACTTGGGAACTCTGGCGAAAGATATCATCGACAAGGTTGCAGGTCCCAGCTACTACGCCAACCGAAAACTGCATGACGCCGAGGTCCCTGACACAGACGATCCCGCACTTATCGAGCGAGCCAGGCAGGCTACTCAATTTGCAAACGGAACAGGAAAAAACCCGTTCGCGGGCCTGTCTCAAGATCAGCTACGCCTGGTGATATACGACGAAAGGGGTGACTACACTGTAAATGAAAGAAATGCGGCCTATTCAGAAAATTACGATATTGAACAGGCGTGGAAAAGAGACGTGACGAAGCGCTATGTCGACGAATACAACGAAACCGGCAAGAGTACCCAATCACTGTTCATGATGCTGGCTCACTACAATGAACTTCCACCGATAGAAAAAGCGCAGTATCCCGCTAATTACGCAGCCAACCTTGCATCAGGCGACAGCTCAGTGCTGGAAGCCCTCATATCCTAGTTTCGACCAGTTCAAGTACTGGGTAAAAATACAAACGAATCCCTCTGCGCTTAGAAAGGTCGCGGTATTCGTGCGTTCTTTGACACCATTGATCACGAGTGGATGATGTGTTTCCTGCAACACCGAATTGCGGATAGGCGAATGTTAGCGCTGATAGTTCGATGGCTGCGCACAGGTGTTCTCGAAAATGGAAAGCGCATTCCTGCGAAGCAGGGCACGCCGCAAGGTGCGCCCATTTCACCGTTGCTTGCCAACATCGTAAGCGCTCCACAAACCCCATCTAACCAAAGACGACGGTGCGTCTAGAAATGCAAACGAGGCGTGCAGTTCCACGGCAGCAGGGCTTCGTAATCTTCAACCGAGGTCGCCAGTGGCAGCCGTTCTAATGCGTGGCGCAGCCACGCATAGGGCTCCTTGCCGTTGGCTTTAGCCGTCTCGACCAAGCTGTAGAGTTGAGCACTGGCCGTGGCACCCTTGGGGGTATCGCTGAATAGCCAGTTCTTGCGTCCGATCACAAACGGTCTGATCGCACGCTCTGCCGCATTGTTGTCGATGGGCAAAAATCCAGCTTCGGTATAGCGCACCAGCTTTTGCCAGTTGCTGGCTAGATAACTGATCGCCTTACCCAGCGCATTTTGCGCCGTGACGTGAGGCAGCGTTTTCTCCATCCAGGTGTGCAACTGAGTCAGCACCGGTACGCTGTTTTGCTGGCGAGCTTCATAACGCTGCTCATCGCTGCCTTCTTTCAACGCCCGCTCGATACCGTAAAGCTTGTTGATCAAATTCAGGGCAACATCAGCCCGCCCGGTTTTGCCCTTGGGCTGCACTTTTTGTGCTTCTACGAACTTGCGACGAGCATGCGCCCAGCAACCCAGTCGCTTGATACCGGCTTGCGCGCCAAGCGCGTTGTAACCGGCGTAATCATCCGTCATCAAGTAGCCACGATAGCCCTCTAGCAGACGCGTCGGTACTTCCTGCGCACGGCTGGTTGAGTAGTCGAAAAGAACAACAGACTGATTAGGCGGGCCTCCAGTTTGTACCCACATCCAGGATTGACTGGCGGGCTCTCGATCAGGCTCTTTATTAACCTGCACTCGTGTCTCATCGCAGTGGATGACACGACTTTCCAGCAGTCGATCCCGCATCAAGTTGAGCAAGGGTTGCAGATGCTCGCCGCACTGAATCACCCAGCGCGCCAACGTTTGTCGCGGGATATCCATGCCGTGGCGGTCCAACACTTTTTCAAAGCGGTGAAGCGGTAAACCATCTACATATTTAGTGGTAAGCAGCATCGCCAAAACGCTAGGGCTGGCCATGCTCTTCTCGATCACTTGCGCAGGTTTATCAGCACTGACCGGGGCTGTTTCGCAGTCGCGGCAGGCATAGACTTTTCGGATGTGTTTGATCACGCGGATCTGCATCGGCACGATTTCAAGCTGCTCGCTGACTTCTTCGCCAATGGTGTGTTTGCGGCAGCCACAAACGCAGGTCAGTTCGTGCTCATGCAGTTCGTGGATGACTTCGACGCGGGGTAAATCGGCAGGCAAAGGTTTGCGCTTGCCACGGCGCTTGGTCGGAGCAACGACCTCTTCATCTGAGGCTTCGTCCACAGGCTCGACGACGCTTTCTACTTCATTGAAGAGGGCCAGTTGCGGCGTTGCCGCATCAGCTGTTTGCTCGGACTTACGTCCGAACAAACGCTGAAGCAGGAGGGCATTCGTTCGGACTCCAGACGCTTGAGCCAAAGGCAAAAGCCATTACGCTCCCAGTACAAGATCTTCACGCGGTTGCGTGGCTTGTTGAGGAAGACGAAAAGTACTGGATCAAAGACGGCGACCTTGATGTCCAGTTCGACCAATGCCGCCAGACCGTCGATAGACTTTCGGAAGTCCACGGGCTTGGGGTACAGATACACTTTTTCGACTTTGGCATCGGGTCGCATCATGGCGAGCTGGCTCCTGAGGGAATCGGGATCACAGCTTCCGGGATCAGCTAAGCACTTTGAATGTGGGGTTCATGGAGCGGTTACAATGATTTTACGTGCCTTAGTGAAAATGGGAGAGAGACCTGGAGTACTCGCTACGAGCCAAAAAAATAGTCGGCTAGTAATTGACTTCACCGCCATTTCTCCACGACGAAATGGCAGCGGCCTGGATTTGCGCGTATCAAACGTGAACGTCAACCAACGTTTTCCGTTCCTCCTCACGCTTCGGCGCATAGCGTTCAATCTGGTAGATAATCGTGTCCATGAAATTGCCAATGTGGTTGCGGCTGAATATTTGTCCGTAGTCGATGACCTTGCTGTAGCCCTCCAGATTGAGAGTGTGCGTGTTGCCGAACTTTTCCGTGTAGTGGTCGAGCAGTGTCAGAACGATCCTGGCATTTTCACGTAGGTCTTCTTTTAGGGGTTGGCGTTCGTTCAGCTTCTCGGTCAGGTATGTGAATTCTGCGGGAGTGAGTACATTGTCTGGATCAGTAACCTGAATGTTCTGATTAAAACCCAACGTGAAGCCGAAATGCTTTTGGGACAGATCGGTATTCAGATAAAAGAGCTGCTGCTTGAAATCATGGAAATTGTCGTACATACGGCAAATGCTTTCGTCAAACTCTTTACGTTGGTTGTTAAGATACTTACCACGGATTTTTTCCGATTCCTTTTCAGACATGTTCTCCAACATAGCGCGCCCTGCCTCCGATGTTTTGTAATCGGCGAACCAAGGCGTTTCTTCCGTACGATAGAACTCAGCGTTCGGGTCACGCTGTTCTTTTTGTTCTGGCTCCATAGGCAGCTTGTTCAAAGGAATCGAGGCACCCTCGTTTTTTTTACCAAACAGGGTTTGCCATTCTTGTGCGGTGATGTGATTAGGGCCGATATTCATTGTGCGCCTGCTTTTTTATGGTCAATTTACTAACGGCACGGACTAGGAAAACTTGTGCCGAGATGATTGTAGGAATATTCCCAAGCTGCTGGAGTGGTGATTGTTTTGTAGGAAGTTTCTTTATTTTTGATTTTGCCATTGACGTTGCAGTCGGATTGCTATTGCGTCTTGTTTTAGTTGTTTTTATTAATGGCAGGAGCGTTATATGAATAATCTCAAAGCAGCAAAGATTTTGGCATTCTCGTTGTTGACGTGTTTCTTACACCCGCAGGCAATAGCGCAACAAGGGGGTCAGAATATGTTAAATGAGCAAGCAAGTGGGGCGGATATTGTTGGAGGGGCCAGCGAGATCAAAGCGGGGGAGGCTGTAGAACCCAAATTTACCGAGTTGCCTGACAGATTTAATATTATCAAGGATTCTTTGGTAAGCATGGCGGACAGCCACTACTTTGGGTTCGCAGCGTTGCGTGGACAGAAGGTGTTGATTCAAGGGCATCTATCCGGGTCCACACAACTGGAAATTCATGATGGCGCTAAGTGGAATGTACTCGCCAGTGGTCAAAAGGTTGTACTTTCTTCTTTGACGCCTGGACAAGATGTGATTGTTCGCATTTCACATGATGTTGCCAAGCCGTTTGTCCAAGGTTCGACATATGGCCTGATACTGGGGTCGTTTCCAAAAGTCACCTATGCTCGCTTGCGAGATCAGCCTTTTGGCATGTCGAGGATACCTCCTGATGCATCCACCTTGGGGCCGTTATCTGCTCAAGGAATAAGCAATGTTATTCTGGAGGTTGATATGGCTGATTCGACTGGAAAGCCTCTTGAAGGGGGAATTGCTTCATACTCGATTGACCTGCCAAAATCTGATAAATCCCATTTGGGTGGTTTTGTAAAAACTGATGCATCAGGAAAAGTCCGCACAGCATTAAACATTGGTCGCTGTGTCGGCGGTAACGACGCAGGCGTTTTCACAGAAAAAGACAGGGGGACACATATTTGGCGTACCCAATATTTTGAAGGTAGTTGGACAGTAAATAGTTTTTATGCTGGAAATACCGGCCTTGACACGCCTCATCCTGACAAGGGGCAAATCGGCCATATCTGCCATCAGAGACTGATCAAGAGTACTCCGTAAAAACATGTAAAAGAGACTGGCAAATTTTTTTTGCCAGTCTTTTACATTCTCAACGTTTCCTTCTCTACACCGGTACGGCAGCCTTATATCTACCCAACCGCTTATTCAACTCCAACCCGTTCGCCATCAACATCATCAGCCCCAACCCCACGATCGCCGTGGTCACCTGCATCGGCCATGTATCGCCTGCCAGCGCATTCGCCATGTCTGCCAGTGGCGCGAGCAGCACCCCCAGGCAGAAAATTTCCAGTGAATAACGGCCCATGCGGCAGGTCTGGCGGGCGGGCCAGTTTTCCAGCCAGTTGCCTGAGGTCGGCAGTAATCGCGCGACGACGTAGACCAGCGCGAGGAAATGCATCAGGCGCGCGGGTGCCAGGTCGGTCTTGCTGATGGGATAAAGGCTGTCGAGGTGCAGGGTCGAGACCAGTGCGCTGTGCAAAGCGGGCCATTTTTCGCTGAAGGTCAGGATTCCGGCGATCAGCACGTAGACGGCGGCCATGAGGAACAACGGTTGTTGGCGCAACGGAGGGTGTTCGGCTGGTGTGGCTGTTTCACTGCGCAACGCACAGGCACCGCCAAGGATGAACAGCAACTGCCAGGCCACCGGGTTGAAGTACCACACGCCACCGCCTTCGTAGGCGCGCAGGTTCCAGCCGAACAGCGGCACCATCAGGTACAGGGCAATCGACAGGCCGACTGCAACTTCGAGTTTGCGCAGCATTAACGGCAATGTCAGGGGCAAGGTCAGCAGCAGCACGATGTACAGCGGCAGCGGGTCGGTCAGGTTGGGTTTGAAGCGCAGCAGCAGTTCATCGGCCAGTGCCTGTTGCGGGTTGCCGACGAAGTATTCGAGGCCCATCTGCTGGACCATGTCGCGGGTTTCGACGTGGTTGTTGGCGACGAAAACGATGCCCATGAGCAACGTCAGCAGAAAGATATGCACCACATACAGCACCCAGGTGCGGCGCAGGATGCGCACGCCAGCCACCAGCATGCCGTCGCGTCGGGCGATGCGCCCGTAGGCCAGGATCGATGCGTAGCCGGCGAGGAAAACGAAGACTTCTGCGGCATCGCTGAAGCCGAAGTTGCGCAAGGTCAGTTGCGCCAGCGGATTGTCCGGTACGTGATCCCAGAATATAAAGATCAGCGCCAGGCCACGAAAGAAGTCGATTCGATGATCGCGTCCGTTAGTCATAACGGTGGACTCTTGAAAGTGCTAATGATTGAAGATCGTCCACAAAGGTCTCAGGTTCCAGTCCGGCGACCGGTGACGTTCGGCGGCGCGGCAGGGTGCCGTTCTACGTGAAAAATTGCAAAGTCTGGCTATTACAGGATGTCTCAGGCGCACCGGTTTCAGAAGGTTTGCGGCTGCCAGCAGCGTCGTGCGGCTGTCCGATCAAGCCAGATAATGTCAGTAATCAACAACAATCATTCTCATCCATGGAAGTGTTACTGTATAACTATTGCAGTCAACTCACTGGAGAGAACGCCATGAAACCCGATATCCATCCTGCCTACCGCACCGTGTTGTTCCACGACACTGCCGCCGACGTCCATTTTTTGATCGGCTCAACGGTAGACACCGACCGGACGCACCAGCACACCGACGGCACGACCTATCCGTATGTCGCGCTCGACGTTTCCAGCGCCTCGCACCCGATGTACACCGGTCAGCAGCGCAAGACCACTAACGAGGGCCGCATCGCGGGCTTCAATAAGCGTTTCGCCACCTTCGGCTCAAGCGGCAAGAAAGAAACCGAAGCGGCTCAATGATCCGTCTGACTTCCCGGTCGCGTGCATTGCACATGAATTGCCCGCGACCGGGATTTTTTTGCCTGAATTTCGAGCGGACGGCCAATCATCTACTGGACTAACGGCCGGAATTGCTTTTATCTTCGCGGCCTGAAAAACAGGAGTAACCGCTTTGAAAAAGTCAGTCGCCATCGTTTTCGGTGGGCAATCCAGCGAGCATGAGGTTTCGTTGCAGTCGGCACGCAACGTGATCAATGCGATTGATCGTGAGCGCTACGCGCTGACCCTGATCGGCGTCGACAAGCTGGGCCGTTGGCTGTGCTTTGATGAGGCCGATTACCTGGTCAATGCCAACGATCCTTCGCGGATCAAATTGAGCACATCAGGCAAGCAACTTTCCTTGCTGCCCGGTAACGCTGGCGGGCAGTTTGTCGAGGTCGAGACGGGGGCGCCGCTGGCGAGTATCGACGTGGTGTTCCCGTTGATCCATGGCGCCTTTGGTGAAGACGGTGCGTTGCAAGGCGTGTTGCGGATGCTGGCCGTTCCCTGTGTGGGCGCTGACGTTTTGGCGTCTGCGGCGTGCATGGATAAA contains:
- a CDS encoding PadR family transcriptional regulator, which gives rise to MREDKHPPHHRPPHLRDAGEDRDGFEKRPGRERGGRGPRVFAPGDLKLLLLALIAEQPAHGYDLIRKIEGLFDGAYCPSPGVIYPTLTFLEESEMIAGDAQAGKKLYTVTDAGRSSLQDQAVALDGVRTRIDVSKRSLRGHDRPPEIHEAVHNLRHALQMHHGRWSPEETLRVSELLNTTAKAIVDGPQSASEASV
- a CDS encoding reverse transcriptase domain-containing protein, whose translation is MRAFFDTIDHEWMMCFLQHRIADRRMLALIVRWLRTGVLENGKRIPAKQGTPQGAPISPLLANIVSAPQTPSNQRRRCV
- the tnpB gene encoding IS66 family insertion sequence element accessory protein TnpB (TnpB, as the term is used for proteins encoded by IS66 family insertion elements, is considered an accessory protein, since TnpC, encoded by a neighboring gene, is a DDE family transposase.), which translates into the protein MMRPDAKVEKVYLYPKPVDFRKSIDGLAALVELDIKVAVFDPVLFVFLNKPRNRVKILYWERNGFCLWLKRLESERMPSCFSVCSDVSPSKQLMRQRRNWPSSMK
- a CDS encoding OpgC domain-containing protein, which translates into the protein MTNGRDHRIDFFRGLALIFIFWDHVPDNPLAQLTLRNFGFSDAAEVFVFLAGYASILAYGRIARRDGMLVAGVRILRRTWVLYVVHIFLLTLLMGIVFVANNHVETRDMVQQMGLEYFVGNPQQALADELLLRFKPNLTDPLPLYIVLLLTLPLTLPLMLRKLEVAVGLSIALYLMVPLFGWNLRAYEGGGVWYFNPVAWQLLFILGGACALRSETATPAEHPPLRQQPLFLMAAVYVLIAGILTFSEKWPALHSALVSTLHLDSLYPISKTDLAPARLMHFLALVYVVARLLPTSGNWLENWPARQTCRMGRYSLEIFCLGVLLAPLADMANALAGDTWPMQVTTAIVGLGLMMLMANGLELNKRLGRYKAAVPV
- a CDS encoding type B 50S ribosomal protein L31 — encoded protein: MKPDIHPAYRTVLFHDTAADVHFLIGSTVDTDRTHQHTDGTTYPYVALDVSSASHPMYTGQQRKTTNEGRIAGFNKRFATFGSSGKKETEAAQ